One genomic region from Chthoniobacterales bacterium encodes:
- a CDS encoding peptidoglycan-binding protein translates to MNSNRFVGRQGANWHRDWDRRHDHRFGGHRFRFIDGFWWDLDLWPYDYYAYDDYPYDYYDYPSDNYSDANYSDATVSAVQSELTRLGYYRGAIDGVYGPQTRGALARYQGRQGLPKTGSITTATLRSLRVPAGAS, encoded by the coding sequence ATGAACTCAAACCGGTTCGTCGGTCGTCAGGGTGCCAATTGGCACCGTGACTGGGATCGACGCCATGATCACCGCTTTGGCGGCCACCGGTTCCGCTTCATCGATGGCTTCTGGTGGGACCTGGATCTGTGGCCGTACGATTACTATGCGTACGACGACTACCCGTACGATTACTACGATTACCCATCCGACAACTATAGCGATGCCAACTATAGCGATGCGACTGTGAGCGCAGTCCAATCGGAATTGACGAGGCTCGGTTACTATCGTGGCGCCATCGACGGGGTTTACGGTCCACAGACGCGGGGCGCGCTTGCCCGTTATCAAGGGAGACAAGGCTTGCCTAAAACCGGCAGCATCACGACCGCGACGCTTCGATCACTCCGAGTGCCGGCGGGAGCCAGCTAA
- a CDS encoding RNA polymerase sigma factor RpoD/SigA, which translates to MTLHNNREAIDKYLREIGHLPLLTPKQEIELAGKIKAGNHGARDRMITSNLRLVVTIARSYTNFGLPLADLISEGNIGLVKAVERFDPSKGAKLSSYAVWWIRQAIKRALDDQSRLIRLPVHHRDKLTKMHQITLQMTQVLGREPTDEELSEEIGIDPDKVAKLNTVSVPPASLDARISDDDVTEFGESIADETARTPFETLRDQDLQGKLGGLLKVLNERERKIVRQRFGLGGEKRQTLEDVGVTLGVTRERVRQLEKAALLKMRSALEKSEAPADFPLPMAA; encoded by the coding sequence ATGACTCTGCACAATAACCGGGAAGCAATCGACAAATATCTCCGCGAGATCGGGCACCTTCCCTTGTTGACCCCGAAGCAGGAAATCGAGCTGGCGGGGAAAATCAAAGCGGGCAATCACGGCGCTCGGGACCGAATGATCACCTCAAACCTGCGCCTGGTGGTTACGATTGCGCGCAGCTACACGAACTTCGGTCTGCCACTCGCCGATCTGATTTCTGAAGGCAACATCGGATTGGTGAAAGCGGTGGAACGCTTCGATCCGTCGAAAGGCGCGAAGCTGAGCAGCTATGCCGTTTGGTGGATCAGGCAAGCGATCAAACGCGCGTTGGACGATCAAAGCCGTTTGATCCGCCTTCCCGTGCATCACCGGGATAAGTTAACGAAGATGCATCAGATCACTTTGCAGATGACCCAGGTGCTCGGTCGCGAGCCCACCGATGAAGAGCTCAGCGAAGAGATCGGGATTGATCCTGACAAGGTTGCCAAGCTGAACACTGTTTCGGTGCCTCCGGCCTCGCTCGATGCGCGAATTAGCGACGACGACGTAACCGAGTTCGGCGAAAGCATCGCTGACGAAACGGCGCGAACGCCCTTTGAAACCCTGCGCGACCAGGATCTCCAGGGAAAACTGGGCGGCTTGCTCAAAGTTTTGAATGAACGCGAGCGGAAGATCGTTCGTCAGCGCTTCGGACTCGGGGGCGAAAAACGCCAAACGCTCGAGGATGTCGGTGTCACCCTCGGAGTTACACGGGAGCGAGTGCGGCAATTAGAAAAGGCGGCCCTGCTGAAGATGCGGAGTGCCCTGGAGAAAAGCGAAGCGCCGGCTGATTTCCCACTGCCGATGGCAGCCTGA